The Metamycoplasma canadense genomic interval TATTATTTCCCAAAATGCTCGTTAATTCATCTTTAAAAATTTTTAAAACGGTTTGCTGTTGATTTAATTTACCTATAATTTGGCTATTAAGAGCTTTTTCTTTTACTTGTTTAATAAATGATTTGACAACTTCTAAATTAACGTCAGCCTCCAATAACGCCAATTTTACTTCACGTAAAATTTCTAAAATATCTTCTTCGTTAATTGATAATTTTTTATTAATTTTATCGATTGATTTTTGAATTCTTTTTTGTATAAAATCTAACATATACCTATTATATATTATTAAAAAATAATATATAAAAATAATATATCTTTATAGACGTTTTTAAAAATTTAAAATTATTTTTTTGATTATTTTTTTATAAAGAAAATGACATAATTATTATTTTTTTATCTTAAACTAAGTTGAAAACTCGATTTAGATTTTTAGGTTAAATAAAAATTAAAGTTAAAAAAATAAAATTGAAAAATTATCAGTAATATTTTGAATATTTTTATAGAAAATAGCGATATTAATTTGATTTTCATCTAAAAATTAATCTCTCTATAATTAAATTTTTTTAAGTTGTGCTACAATTTATATATTGTTTTACAATATATTAAAATAGAGGTAAAAGATGCGAAAAAGTAGTTCGAAAAATATCCAAGATGTTATTGCACACTTAAAAAATCAAGGTTTTGTTTATCAAAATTCAGAAATTTATGGTGGTGTTGTTAATACATGAGATTATGGTCCGTTAGCGACTGCAATGATGTCACAAATAAAGAACATTTGGTTTGATGATTTTATTAGAAAAGAAAAAAATTATCAAATAGATTCAAAAATAATTATGAATAAAAATGTTTGGAAAGCAAGTGGACATATTGATAATTTTTCAGATTTTTTAATTGAAAATAAAATTAATAACAAAAGATATAGAGCAGATCATATTGTTAAGGATTTATTTCCTGAAGTGAATGTTGAAAAATGTAGTTTTGAAGACTTAGAAACAATAATTAAACAAAAAGTTAAAAAATATGACAATTCAGATACTGATTGAGGTATTATCAAACCATTTAATTTGATGTTTAAAACTCAAATGGGAGCAATTGATAATAATTCATCAGAGACGTTTTTAAGACCTGAAACTGCACAAGGTATTTTTGTTAATTTTAAAAATTTAACAAGAACTTCAAGAGCTAAACTTCCTTTTGGGATAGGTCAAATAGGTAAAAGTTTTAGAAATGAAATTACTCCAAGAGATTTTATTTTTAGAACTAGAGAATTTGAACAAATGGAACTTGAATTTTTTTGTGAAGAAAAAGACAGCGATTATTTTTATAAATATTGAATAGAAAAGTGCAAAAATTTAGTTTTAAAATTAGGACTAAAAGTGGATAATATTCGCATTAGACCTCATGAAAAAGAAGAACTTAGCCATTATTCAAAAGGGACAAGTGATATTGAATATCTATTTCCTTTTGGCTGAGGAGAGCTGCTTGGTATTGCAAATAGAGGGAATTATGATTTAAGTCAGCATATGAAATTTTCAGGTGAATCATTGGAATATTTGAAAGATGATGGAACAAAAATTATTCCTTTTGTTATTGAACCATCTATAGGTTTAGATAGATTGCTCTTTGCATTATTAATAGATGCTTATGAGGTTGAAAAAATTAATGAAAATGATGAAAGAGTAGTTTTAAAATTAGATAAGACAATTTCACCATATCAAATTGCTGTTTTACCTTTAATGAAAAAACAATCAAATGAAGCTAAAAAAATATTTGATAATCTTTTAAACAATACAAATTTAAGAATTAGTTATGATGAAAGTGGATCGATTGGAAAAAGATATCGTCGTCAAGATGCAATTGGAACACCTTTTTGTATTACCGTTGATTTTGATACATTTGATAATCAAACAGTTACGATAAGAAACCGTGATACAATGGAACAAGATAGAATTTCAATAAATGATATTGAAAAATATTTTAAAGGTTCAAAATAATGAATTTGGGGATAAATGAAAAAAGAAAATATATGAGAATTTGTTATTTCGAATAGCGACATTATTAGTATAATAGGTCAGTATGTTAATTTAACTAAACAAGGTAAAAATTATAAGGCATGTTGTCCATTTCATGGTGAAAAAACACCATCATTTATTGTTAGTGCTGAAAAACAAATTTTTAAATGCTTTGGTTGTGGTAAGAGTGGAAATGTTCTTAAATTTGTTGAATTTCAAGAAAATTTAAATTCGTTAGAAGCTTTAAAAATGTTAGCTAATAAACAAAATTTAGATGTTAGCCAATTTGATAATTTTTTAGCTAATAATCCAAAAAATGAAGAAAATTTAAAAATATTTGAAATAAATCAAGCCGCACTAGATTTTTTTAGATATCAGATTATTTTTGAAAAAAACGACGAGTTAAGTAAATTTTTAGAAAAAAGACATTTATCTAAGGAAATTATAAAAGAATTTGAAATAGGTTTT includes:
- a CDS encoding glycine--tRNA ligase is translated as MRKSSSKNIQDVIAHLKNQGFVYQNSEIYGGVVNTWDYGPLATAMMSQIKNIWFDDFIRKEKNYQIDSKIIMNKNVWKASGHIDNFSDFLIENKINNKRYRADHIVKDLFPEVNVEKCSFEDLETIIKQKVKKYDNSDTDWGIIKPFNLMFKTQMGAIDNNSSETFLRPETAQGIFVNFKNLTRTSRAKLPFGIGQIGKSFRNEITPRDFIFRTREFEQMELEFFCEEKDSDYFYKYWIEKCKNLVLKLGLKVDNIRIRPHEKEELSHYSKGTSDIEYLFPFGWGELLGIANRGNYDLSQHMKFSGESLEYLKDDGTKIIPFVIEPSIGLDRLLFALLIDAYEVEKINENDERVVLKLDKTISPYQIAVLPLMKKQSNEAKKIFDNLLNNTNLRISYDESGSIGKRYRRQDAIGTPFCITVDFDTFDNQTVTIRNRDTMEQDRISINDIEKYFKGSK